The genomic region CTCTCGCGACCGACGTTACCTGTCATCATCGCCATACAGGCCAGAGAAGTGACATTGCCCGTGCCCGAAACGTGCTGGGTAATCCCCATGGCATAATATATGGCTCCTCGGTCCGCCCGGCCGTAAATTTCTGCAGCTTTTTTAATCTTTTCGGCCGGAACTCCGGTGATCTCCTCAACCCGGGCGGGATTATATTCCTCTACAACCTCTTTCAGCTCGGCAAAATTCTCGGTTCGATCCTCGATGTATTCCTCATCCTGCAGGTCTTTTTCCAGAATTACGTGCATGATACCGTTTATGAGCGCAGCATCAGTGCCGGGATAGGGCTGCAGAAAAACATCGGCCTCCTCGGCCAGCTCTATGCGCCTGGGGTCGGAGACGACCAGATCAGCACCGCTGCGGACCGCCTTTTTGATGCGGCTGCCTATAACCGGGTGATTCTCGGTGGGATTGGAACCGGTGACAAAAAAGGCATCGACGTTATCAATTTCCTCTATGGAATTGGTCATCGCTCCACTGCCAAAACTTTTGGCCAGACCGGCCACAGTGGAGGAGTGTCACAGACGGGCGCAGTGATCGACAGTATGAGTGCCCATCACCGCCCTCATAAACTTCTGCATGAGAAAGTTTTCCTCGTTTGAACAGCGCGCCGAGGTAAGACCTGCCAGAGCCTGAGGTCCGTGCTCCTCTTTGATGCGAGAGAAATTATCAGCGGTGTATTCGAGAGCTTCCTGCCAGCTGACCTCCTCGAATTCTCCTGTCTCTTCATCCTTGATCAGCGGTTTGGTCAATCTATCGGGATCGTCAAGGAAATCATACCCAAATCTCCCTTTTACACACGTCTCGCCCAGGGGATTGGGCAGGCCTTCCCGGCTGACCCCTTCCACTTCAACAACCTCATTATCCCGGGTTTTGAGATCCAGCTGACAGCCCACACCACAGTAACCGCAGGTGGTCTCGGTATGTTCCAGCTGATAATCACGGCCCCTGCCCTGAGAAGGCTTGAACTGCAGAGCTCCGGTAGGGCACTGCTGAACACATTGACCGCAAAAAACGCAGCTTGACTCATCGCTGCCCAGATCCTTCTTGAGAGCAGAACCAACCCGGGCCGAAAAGCCCCTTTCCACAAATTCGATGGCATCAGAACATTGAACCTCGTTGTCAACCCTGACACAGCGGCCGCAGAGAATACATTTGTCAGGATCATGCTCGATGAAAGGATTATCCGATTCTATCTCGAAACGAGGGGTTTCTTTGGGAATGCCAAGGGATTCATCCTCAATCTCCACGTCATAATGATAGGCCATATCCTGCAGCTTACAGCTTCCATCCGCTTCACAGGTCATGCAGTCGTTGGGATGATCTGAAAGCAGAAGCTTCACAACCAGCCTGCGCGACTGAAAAAGTCTTTCATTTTCCTCTTCATCGGCGGAGATATTCATGCCTTCCCGAACCGGCGTGGTACAGGAAGGAAAGAG from Halarsenatibacter silvermanii harbors:
- the fdhF gene encoding formate dehydrogenase subunit alpha; translation: MATITINGNEHEVAEDATILEAAREHGYDIPTLCHHPHLSNVGACRLCLVEDENSGELFPSCTTPVREGMNISADEEENERLFQSRRLVVKLLLSDHPNDCMTCEADGSCKLQDMAYHYDVEIEDESLGIPKETPRFEIESDNPFIEHDPDKCILCGRCVRVDNEVQCSDAIEFVERGFSARVGSALKKDLGSDESSCVFCGQCVQQCPTGALQFKPSQGRGRDYQLEHTETTCGYCGVGCQLDLKTRDNEVVEVEGVSREGLPNPLGETCVKGRFGYDFLDDPDRLTKPLIKDEETGEFEEVSWQEALEYTADNFSRIKEEHGPQALAGLTSARCSNEENFLMQKFMRAVMGTHTVDHCARLUHSSTVAGLAKSFGSGAMTNSIEEIDNVDAFFVTGSNPTENHPVIGSRIKKAVRSGADLVVSDPRRIELAEEADVFLQPYPGTDAALINGIMHVILEKDLQDEEYIEDRTENFAELKEVVEEYNPARVEEITGVPAEKIKKAAEIYGRADRGAIYYAMGITQHVSGTGNVTSLACMAMMTGNVGRESTGVNPLRGQSNVQGACDLGGLPNVFPGYQDVTDEDIRKKFADYWDVDGFPEEPGLTVVEIFHACEEGDVKGLYIMGENPVLSDPDQKHVIEALENNEFTVVQDIFFSDTAEYADVVLPAACFAEKEGTKTNTERRIQKIRPAVDPPGEAKPDWQIISELAQAMGYEMEYENTAEIMEEIADLTPIYGGIYYDRLEDERLQWPCQDRDDTGTKFLHEGEFARGLGKFHPVHYQPPVEGIEDEDFTHVMMTGRMLYHYHTGTMTRNSKAIDEFESDGYVEVNEQDAEKLDVSQGDRVKVTSRRGEVETYARIGNTVAPGQVFMPFHYAESPANRLTHDELDPEAMIPELKVTAVNLEKA